A region of Arabidopsis thaliana chromosome 5, partial sequence DNA encodes the following proteins:
- the SAG12 gene encoding senescence-associated gene 12 (senescence-associated gene 12 (SAG12); CONTAINS InterPro DOMAIN/s: Peptidase C1A, papain (InterPro:IPR013128), Proteinase inhibitor I29, cathepsin propeptide (InterPro:IPR013201), Peptidase C1A, papain C-terminal (InterPro:IPR000668), Peptidase, cysteine peptidase active site (InterPro:IPR000169); BEST Arabidopsis thaliana protein match is: Cysteine proteinases superfamily protein (TAIR:AT3G49340.1); Has 30201 Blast hits to 17322 proteins in 780 species: Archae - 12; Bacteria - 1396; Metazoa - 17338; Fungi - 3422; Plants - 5037; Viruses - 0; Other Eukaryotes - 2996 (source: NCBI BLink).) → MALKHMQIFLFVAIFSSFCFSITLSRPLDNELIMQKRHIEWMTKHGRVYADVKEENNRYVVFKNNVERIEHLNSIPAGRTFKLAVNQFADLTNDEFRSMYTGFKGVSALSSQSQTKMSPFRYQNVSSGALPVSVDWRKKGAVTPIKNQGSCGCCWAFSAVAAIEGATQIKKGKLISLSEQQLVDCDTNDFGCEGGLMDTAFEHIKATGGLTTESNYPYKGEDATCNSKKTNPKATSITGYEDVPVNDEQALMKAVAHQPVSVGIEGGGFDFQFYSSGVFTGECTTYLDHAVTAIGYGESTNGSKYWIIKNSWGTKWGESGYMRIQKDVKDKQGLCGLAMKASYPTI, encoded by the exons ATGGCTTTAAAACATATGCAAATCTTTCTCTTCGTCGCTATATTTTCATCATTCTGTTTCTCCATCACTCTTTCTCGTCCACTCGACAATGAACTCATCATGCAAAAGAGGCACATCGAGTGGATGACTAAACACGGCCGTGTCTACGCGGATGTGAAGGAGGAAAACAATCGCTACGTTGTGTTCAAAAACAACGTCGAACGCATTGAACATTTAAATAGCATTCCTGCCGGAAGAACTTTCAAACTTGCGGTAAATCAGTTTGCTGATTTAACCAATGACGAATTTCGTTCCATGTACACTGGTTTCAAAGGTGTCTCGGCATTATCTAGCCAAAGCCAAACTAAAATGTCGCCGTTTAGGTACCAAAACGTTTCTTCTGGTGCTTTGCCGGTTTCTGTTGACTGGAGGAAGAAAGGAGCTGTGACCCCTATCAAGAATCAAGGCAGCTGCG GATGTTGTTGGGCGTTTTCAGCGGTTGCGGCTATTGAAGGAGCAACACAAATAAAGAAAGGGAAACTTATATCTTTGTCAGAACAACAGCTTGTTGATTGCGACACAAACGATTTTGGCTGCGAAGGCGGTTTAATGGATACTGCGTTTGAGCATATAAAAGCGACTGGCGGCTTGACAACTGAGTCAAATTATCCTTACAAAGGCGAAGACGCTACTTGCAATTCCAAAAAGACCAATCCAAAAGCAACTTCTATTACAG GTTATGAGGATGTCCCGGTTAATGATGAGCAAGCACTGATGAAGGCAGTGGCACACCAACCGGTTAGCGTTGGAATTGAAGGAGGTGGTTTTGATTTCCAATTCTATTCGTCTGGTGTGTTCACTGGAGAGTGCACTACGTATCTTGATCATGCAGTAACTGCGATTGGATACGGCGAATCTACTAACGGATCAAAGTATTGGATCATCAAGAATTCATGGGGAACAAAATGGGGAGAAAGTGGATATATGAGGATTCAAAAAGATGTCAAGGATAAACAAGGACTATGTGGTCTTGCCATGAAAGCTTCTTACCCAACTATATGA